The following is a genomic window from Clostridium fungisolvens.
GCAAATGAACAGGCACAAACGACTATCCTATAGCTTAGTTCAACCTTTTCCAATTCATATTATGAACATAGACCTTCTAATACATTCTTCCACAAATCTAATAGACTTAACTTCAATAAAGTTCAACTATTATACTTTAAATTCCAAAAAGTTATTTACTTTTAGCAATATATGATTTACAATGAAGTTACCAAATGTATGAAAGGAGACTGTAAAATGTTAATTTTAAAGCTAAGATTAAATGAAAACCTAATATTAAAATATACAGTCTGCTGTCAGTAATTAAAAATATTATCTATCCCATAAATATTTTTGATATTTAATACGAATCTTTTGACCGCGGACTTCATATCTGCGGTTTTATTATATTGTATTACTAAAGTTATAAAATATCTTGCTTATATGCATGAGCAATTAAATTATTGAGCTTTGGTATAATAAATCATTGATGATACCGCAGAGAAAATCTGTGGTTTTTTATTTTGCTAATATTATAGCCGCAGTGCAATGCTCTAACAGTTAGGGTTCATTGTTTTGCGGCTTTTATTTATGTATAGTACTTTCTTTAAGACACTTATTGATGTGGCGAAATTAATTTTATTGACTAATGTCACTCATAAACCTTATGAAATAATAATATTGAAAAGTTCCTAGGAGGAGTTAGAAATGAGCTTAATCAGGTAAATTGCCAACAAAACTCGAAGTTAAAATTGTGATCAGGAGGCAAAAAATGAGGTTACGACTTTCAAAGTAGTTCATCTTTTAATACAAATTAATAAATGAATATAAGCATATTCATTATCTTGATTGGAGGAAATTATATGATAACAGGAAATATAGATGGAATAAAAAAATTGATACTGGAAAGACTTGAGGCACTCTATGATTTAAATATAGATAATAGCAGTATTTTCTCTTATGAATTGGTTTCAGAAATGAATGATATTAGTAGAATTATAAAAAAAGAATTGTGTGTGGTTATAAATAGAAGAGGAAAAATAACTGATATTTCAATCGGAAGCTTAAATAATGCAGAGATCCCTTATATAGACGGAGCAACGAAAAGACTAAGCGGTTATAGAGTAATCCATACTCACCCTTCTGGAGATAGTACGCTATCCTCAATGGATACTTCTGCATTAATGGAGCTTAAATTAGATGCTATGGTTGCTATTGGCGTTAAGGAAAATATAGAAGAGGTAAAAGTAAACATCGCCTTATGTGATATTTATGATAATAGCCTGGCTTTTAAAGAAATGAGAAATTTAACTTTATCCTCTGCTCTACATTTAAATCTCAGAGAAAAAATATCTTATGTTGAAAAAATTATTACTGAAATAAAACAGCAAGATGATGATATTGAAAGAGCCATTTTATTTGGAAATGACAGCGAAGAAAGTCTTGAAGAACTTTGTGGTCTTGCTGAAGCCTGCGATGTAGTTCCAGTATTTAAGGTTTTCCAAAAGAAAAATAAAATTAATACTGCTTATTATGCAGGACAAGGAAAAATTGAAGAACTAAGTTATTTAAAACAGATAAAAAATGCCAATGTAGTAATATTTGATGACGAATTATCAGGGTCTCAGCTTAGAAACCTTGAGGAAACTTTAAAATGTAAAGTTATAGATAGAACTACCCTTATACTTGATATCTTTGCTAGACGTGCAAAAAGTAAAGAAGGAATGCTTCAAGTTGAGCTAGCAATGCTTAATCATAAAATACCAAGACTTAGAAATGCAAATGCTAATCTTTCTAGAATTAGAGGTGGTGTTGGTTCAAAAGGTCCTGGCGAGAAAAAACTTGAAACAGATAGAAGACATATTGAACGTAGAATCGAAGAAATAAGAAATGAACTTACTAGAGCTGCAGAGCAAAGATCTATTCAAAAAGTGAAAAGAAATAAAAGTAGTATAAGCCAGGTTGCTATAGTTGGATACACAAACGCTGGTAAGTCGACCCTTAGAAATAAGTTATGTGAAATTTCAGCTACCAATAAAATTGATAAAGATGGAGTTTTGGAAGCAGATATGCTTTTTGCTACCTTAGATACTACTGTAAGAGCTGTTACCCTAAGTGATAATAGAAGAATAGCTTTATCAGATACCGTTGGTTTTATAAGTAAACTCCCTCATGATCTAGTTGAAGCCTTCAAATCAACCTTAGAAGAAGTAATTGACGCCGATTTACTATTACATGTAATAGATGCTTCAAATGAAGAAGTCTTAACCCAAATTAAATCTGTGAACTTAGTTCTAGAGGAGCTAAATGCACTTGATAAAAACACTATTGTTGTTCTAAATAAAGTAGATAAGGCTTCAGAAGAAAACTTAAAGCAAGTACGAGATTTTTTAAAAAACCAGAAAGCAATAGAAGTCAGTGCTGTAAAAGAAATAAACCTATCATTGCTACTTGATTATATAGGTAAAGAAATCCCAGTAAAACTGATGGAAAAACAGTTTTTAATTCCATATACTGAACAAAAATTTGTATCAATACTTCACGATAATTCTAAGATTCTTCATGAAGACCATCTAGAAGAAGGCACTAAAATAAAAGCTTTAGTTCATGAAGAAATTTATAAAAAGTGCCTAGCTTTCGAAGTTTTAGCAATATCTTAACCATAATAAAGCTATGTTTAAAAGTAGTATTTAAATATTTTAAATGGGGAACCACATGTTGGTTACCCTTTAATTTTATTGAAAACTTATAGCATTTATAATTCTTTAATTTTAATCAAAAACACATTTAGAATTTTATTAAGCTCTATAATTATCATTTATCTACTACTTAATATTGCTATAAATGCAACTATTATCATCATCATAATTGCAGGTATCATAAGAAATAGAAACAATCTCCTTCCCTCTTTACTTGCAAAATTTATAGTTACTCCTTTACCATTTTTTCTATCAACAGTACTAGATGGATCTTTAGGATTAAAATAGAAGAAAAAGAACTTCCTATTTTCGTCCTTATTATCATTATTCATTTATATCACCTCTCTACTTTAATTTATGGATGCACCACTTCGTAATAAAACTTATTATTTTTAAATTCTCTCACCATAACCCGTGAGAGTTTTAAAAATAGATTTCTGATCTAAGTGGTACATCTTTAACATTATTTCTTATATAAAGATTTAATTATCAAACTTTATCATTCAGTAGGACCATATGAATATGATCTTCCCATCTACCATTGATCTTAAGATATTTATATGCTAGACCTTCATTATAAAACCCTAATTTTTCAACGACTCTTAAAGATCTCTTATTCTTAGGCATTATATTGGCCTCAATTCTATGAAGCTTAAATTCACTGAACATTATATGAACACCTTTACTTAGAGCTTCTGTCATGTATCCTTTGTTTATTTCTGCACCATCAAGTTTATAACCTAAAAAACAAGACCAAAATGCTCCTCTCACTATGTTACTAAAGGCTAATGTCCCTATAACTTTATTTTCATCTTCTTTCTTATAAATCCAAAGCCTTAACATATTTTCCTTTAATATATTTTCAAGATCATTCATTAATTGTATCTCATGGGTTTCTTTTTTATAATACTCTTCATCTTTAGTTGGTTCCCATTCTTCAAGAAAACCTCTATTTCTCATATAATAATTTAATACTTGTCCAGCATCTGCTTCGTCTAAAACCTTTAAAATTAATCTATCAGTTTCATAAGTTTTTTGCATATTATCCACCTCAGCCTATTACCTTATTAATTAAATATAATAGTTTTATAATAAATACTATTTTAAACTGCTTTATATTTTTAAACACTCACTTACATTAAGTATTTAATTTGTAATTTACGAATATTATTACTTTATAATATTTGCTTAATAGGATACCTTTTTTATTTTTATTGAATCTATATAAATATATAATATTTTGATAATACTAACGATGTACTGCTAAATTTTTAATTTTAATTTAGAAAATGCATTATACTTATAAAATTATAACAAATATTATTCTAAAAAAGCAACTAACTCTCTAATATGTTAAACTAATACAGTTTTTTTGACATATTTATAAAAACATTGTAAACTACATTTAGACAAACATTTTTGTTTAATTAAATAACAATATTCGTATTTAGAGGTGTAACTAATGGAAAATGTTTTTGATTATGAAGATATTCAATTAATCCCTGCAAAGTGTATAGTAAACAGTAGATCTGAATGTGATACTACTGTGGAATTAGGCGGTCGTTCATTTAAGTTACCTGTGGTTCCTGCAAATATGCAAACCATAATAGATGAAAAAATTTCAATATATTTAGCTGAAAATGGTTATTTCTATATAATGCATCGTTTTGAACCTGAAAAGAGAATCGCTTTCATTAAAGATATGACTTCACGCGGATTATTCTCCTCAATCAGTGTTGGTGTAAAAGAAGATGAATATAGATTCATCGAACAATTAGCGTCAGAAAATCTTGTACCTGAGTACATAACTATAGATATCGCACATGGGCATTCAAATGCAGTTATCTCAATGATTCAACATATAAAGAAGCACTTACCAAATAGTTTTGTTATTGCTGGAAATGTTGGTACTCCAGAAGCAGTAAGAGAACTTGAAAACGCTGGTGCAGATGCTACAAAGGTTGGTATAGGACCAGGTAAGGTTTGCATAACTAAAATTAAAACTGGATTCGGTACTGGTGGATGGCAATTAGCAGCACTTCGTTGGTGCGCTAAGGCAGCAAGCAAACCAGTTATAGCTGATGGTGGTATCCGTACTCATGGTGATATCGCTAAATCAATTAGATTTGGCGCAACAATGGTAATGATAGGCTCATTATTTGCAGGTCATGAAGAATCACCTGGAATAACTATCGAGAAAGATGGTAAACTCTATAAAGAATATTTTGGCTCAGCTTCAGAATACCAAAAAGGTGAGAGAAAAAATGTTGAAGGCAAGAAAATGTTCGTTGATTACAAAGGACCTTTAAAAGATACTTTAATAGAAATGGAACAAGATCTTCAATCTTCTATCTCTTATGCAGGTGGAAACAAGTTAGATGCAATTAGAAACGTTGATTATGTGATAGTCAAAAACTCAATATTTAATGGTGATAAAGTTTACTAGAAAAATTAGATTTATTAGACTATTTCTTAAACTCAAGTCTTTAAATTAGAACTTATGTATTTTGCAATGCAGAATGCATAAGTTCTTTTTGTTCTTTCATTCATCTATTAGTCTCCTTATATTATTCTTTTCATTTTCAGTATTTATTTCAAAACTTGACACTTAGTGTTATACATTTTCATATTTTATATAAAGATGTCTAATATAGTTACTAATTTTTTCGAGGTGAGAATGTGGACTTTCAAGGGTTAACAGGTAAAGTAATAACCCCTTTAGATAAAGAATATCAAATTTTGAGACTTGAATATAATCGTGACATTAATAAATTTCCACTTGCTATTGTTTATTGCTATAACAATATTGATGTGTCAAATGCAATAAAATGGTGCAGAAAAAATGATATCTCTCTTCGTATTCGTACTGGTGGTCACAATTACGAAGGATATTCCACAAGTAATGGTGCTTTAATACTGGATACAACTTATATGAATAATGTTGAAATTGATGAGAAAAATGATATTGTAAAAATCCAAGCTGGCGCTAGATTAGGTAAAGTATATTCAGAACTTGCTAAAAAAGGTTATGCCTTCGCAGGAGGGACATGCCCAACTGTTGGTATCTCTGGTTTAACTCTTGGCGGAGGAATAGGATTATCCTGCAGAAACTTTGGTCTAACTGCTGACAATCTTGTAGAACTCGAAATTATAAATGCCAATGGAGCTTCAATCACCGCTAACAATCAGGAAAACCCAAAGCTATTCTGGGCTTGTCGTGGAGCTGGTGGTGGAAACTTTGGTGTTGCAACTTCATATATTTTTAAAACTCAAAAAGTGAATAAGATAACAGCTATAGAGCTCAGATGGGATAATGAATCAAGAGAAGACTTTCTAGAGTTATGGCAATATTGGCTTAAAACAGCTGATAAGAGGATCAGCTGTTTTGCTGGCTTTAACAAAGAAGGCATCTATTTAAATGGCTTTTTTTATGGAACCAAAACTGAAGCTAAGTTGATACTAAAGGATTTTTTATCACTACCAAATTTATTAGAGAATTCTTCAATTGAATATGTTGCTTTTATTGATGCCATAAAGAACATCGGCGCCTTCTATGATCCACCAAATAAGTTTAAAGCAACAGGTAGATTTGTATATAAACCTTTATCTAGAAAAGATATTAGGAAGTTAGTTCAATATATAGACAACAGCCCTGGTACAGTTGAATGTTTCATAAGATTATACTCACTAGGTGGTGCTATTGATGATATCCCCAATAACCATACAGCATATTACTATAGAAAAGCAGAATATATACTAGGTATTACCACAGGTTGGGAAGAAGACGAAGATGCATATGAGTATAAAAATTGGGTTGAAAAAGTCTTTAAATTTGTTAAACCTCTTACTAATGGTTCTTATGTAAACTTCCCATATGCTGAATTAGCTGATTACGGTTATGAATACTATGGCAAAAATTATTATCTTCTCAAAGAAGTAAAAAAATTATATGATCCAACTAACTTCTTTAAATTTCAGCAATCAATAAGCCCCCATTAAGTATTAACTTAAATAGAAACATTTATAAAAACAGTGTTAAAATCAAACAAGTTTTAAACACAAAATTCTTACTTTTATTAATTTTTCTATTTATAAAAGGTTCCTAGGTCAAAACATAATTTGTACTTGTTCCAAAATCGCCGCTTGTTTTGATTTTTTTGCATGTATAAATTAATAGTTGAGCTAGGAACCCTATATATATTAGTATTTTAGTTTTCTATCTACTTATTGCCATAGGATTTCTTCCCTCACACGGTACACCACTTTGACATAATCCACAACCAGAACCAGCCTTAGCACTAGCACCAATTGTTTCAGCTTTCTTTCTTGATTCTTCTCCGTAAACATACTTCATACATTTCACCTTGTCATGCCCTTCTCTTGTTATAGCATTTACAGGACATCGCTTTATACATGCTCCACATATCCCCATGCTGCATAGCAAACAATTTTCAGTATGATTTTTATATTTTCTCACATCTGGTGCAAGCTTTAAATCAGTAACTAAGGATATCAATTTAATTGCAATTCCCTTATCTGTAATAAAAGCATCATTTATTGAAAAAGTTCCTAAGCCTGAAACATAAGCCACGTGACGTTCTGACCAGTTCGAAGTAGGTCCATTGTGCGATCCTGTAATTTGAAACCACTGAGAATGATATGGTGCTATCGATCTATATCCAAAGTCTTTAAAATAGTTCTCCATGTGAGTTGATAAAGCTCTTATAAATACTTCATCACCAAAGGTACGAGTTAATGTCCATTCTCTTGATGGCCAATCTTGCAATCCCCTGTTGCTTTTCCTTGTCTTTTCGTTTATAGGAAGTACTATACTAATAACTGTACCACCATTAAAACTACCTTCGCCGAAAGCTAATTCAAAAATTTCTTTAGGTGTGTAATGGTGCTCACCTATGATTTTTTTATAATCTTTAAATAAATCATCTTTTGTATCAGCAAAGCCTATAATCGGCTCTTCAAAATAATAACCATCAATTTCTTCAAACCAGTTTTCTTTACTTTCTTTAAAAAATCTCTTAATTTCTTCTCTTATTTTATTTTCCATTGTGACCCCTCCACACTTTTTATATTTTACAAACTTTAATATCAAATAAAAACTTTTCCTCTATCGTGCATATACACGATAATAATTAAAAAAATTAAGGCACCAATGCCTCAATTTTTGAAAGTAATGTTGTAAAAATATCAATGTTATCTTTACCTAAATAATCGTCTAAATAGTTTTGCGCCTTGAACCAAAGCACCTCTGCTGATTTATAAACCTCTTTCCCTTTAGCTGTTAATTTTAATTGTCTATTTCTAGTTCCTTCTATTGCTATATCATCGATGTATCCTCTTTCTTCAAGAGGTTTAAGATTTCTCACAAGAGTAGTTCTATCCAATCTTATGCTAATTGCCAAATTACTCACACTTACAGGTTCTAAAGCATCAATATGCTTGAGTAACGAAAACTGTCCTATTTTCAATCCACTGGGAGCAAGAAACTTATCATAAACTTCAGTTATAGCATGAGATGCTCTTCGTAAATTAAGACAATTACATTGGGATGGCTTTTTATTATAAATTTTTATATCCATATTGTCACCTTCTCATTTTAGTGTATCTACACTATCTTTATAATATACATTCGTTATGTTTTTGTCAATATTAATATGTACTTTAGTAAAATTAAAGCACCCATCTCTTTAAGATAAGTGCTTAATCATATTATGTATCCAATAATCCTTATATTATTTTTTAATATTCTAATTCTGATATTATTTATATATATCCGAAAACTCAATTTTAATTCTCTCAACATAGTTTTCCTTAGAACTTGCTTTATTCTCATCCCATTGCCCTAAACTTCCATCATTCAGCACTTTAACTGGCAATTTCACTGAAAACTTAGTCCCTATGCCATATTTACTTTCTACATAGATAGTTCCATTATGCATCTCAACTAATGATTTTACTAGAGATAACCCAATTCCACTTCCTTCATGTCTTCTTATAAATGTTTTATCTACTTGCCTAAACCTATCAAATATTACATTTAGTTTTTGACTTGGTATCCCTATTCCAGTATCTTCTACTGTAATGGTTATGTATTCTTCACCATCAATAATATTTACGAAGATTTTTCCTCCATCAGGTGTAAATTTTACTGCATTTGATAAAAGGTTAAGCATTATTCTTTCGATCTTATCTAAATCACAAGCCATTATCTTTTCTTCTATTTCAGTATCAAAAATAAGATCTAGATTATTATTATTAATATAATCTGCTACTGATAAAGTAATTTCTTCAACAATATTTACAATGTTACAATTGACCATATTTAATTCAAAATATCCTGAATCAAGTTTAGTAGAGTCAATTAAATTATTTATAAGCCTTAATAATCTAAAACAATTTTGCTTTTCAACACTTAAATTATTTAGTATTTTTGCCTTATCAATAGTTTTTTCCTTATTTTCAATTTCTACTCCAATTACTTGTATAGCACCAAATATTATGTTTAGTGGCGTTCTCAATTCATGTGAAATATTTGCAAAGAATTCAGTTCTTAAATTTTCTAATTCATAGGCTTCTTCTTGCAGAGCTAGTTCACTTAACTTTCTATCTGTAATATCACGAATACTTACTACAATTTCTTCTTTCTTCTCAAACTTAATTGCACTGATATTGAATTCAGCCCAAAATTCATCATTATTCTTAGTCTTACAAATACACTCCAATACTATAGGTCTAGTATTTGTAGCTTTATTAAAAGTCTTAAGCATTTTTTCCTTTGTTATACCCGACTTAGAAGAAATCATATCTATTATATTCATTTTTTTAAGTTGATCTTCAGGGTAGTTAAACATAAAATAAGATCTACGGTTTGCATCTACAATGTTTCCATTAAAGTCATTAATAAATATGGCGTCATTTACTGAATTAAAGATAGTATCGAGGTACTTTTGATTTTTAGCAAGCTCTTTTTGGGAACTTTCATACTCTAACTGCCTTACTCCACTTTCAGCTAAAGTAGTTACAAGTGCTAAATAATAATCTAAGATACTTTTAACCTTTTTTCTTGACCATCTTGGAACTTTACTTAGTGCAGCAATGTACTGTTCCTCATCAAAATTGAATTCACGAGCTTGTCTTTTAAAAAACTCAACATCAACTTCCTCATCCTTATAAAAAAATTGGCCCATAAAAATCGTAGCCACATGTTGTCCATATATTATTATAGGCACACCTATATCCCACATATTATTTAAACATTTGTACTCTATGTATCTGCCATCTTTTAAATGATCATTTATATACTTATCGCTAACCAAGCATCGGCTACAAGCAGTTGGATGGACTCTGTGAAATTTTGTGCAAATATCCTGCCATCCAGTTTTTATATATATTGTCCCATCTACATCAATAAGTCCCACAGGAATTCCAGATGCCTCATAAAGGCTTTCTGACATTTTTTTAAAGGAATCAATATTAAATACCTCAGAAAAATTAATCTTCCCCATACCTTACCCCTTTATAAATATATTAAATATAAGCGATATTAAATCAAGAAAATAAATACAATATAACTATTATTGTACAAATTATAATACGTCTTCCAATATTCTGTAAACACACATTCATAGTGCAAATATCGATTAAAATGTAAAATTAAGGTTATTATTTATGTAAAAAAACGCAGCATATCAAATTTTCCATTGAACATGCTGCATCTATAGATGTAATTTGATTAAATCTTTTTTAAAAAGTTATTCAAGGCATTTTATTAGCGTAATACCTAATTACATCTTACCTACTTAT
Proteins encoded in this region:
- a CDS encoding GNAT family N-acetyltransferase, with the translated sequence MQKTYETDRLILKVLDEADAGQVLNYYMRNRGFLEEWEPTKDEEYYKKETHEIQLMNDLENILKENMLRLWIYKKEDENKVIGTLAFSNIVRGAFWSCFLGYKLDGAEINKGYMTEALSKGVHIMFSEFKLHRIEANIMPKNKRSLRVVEKLGFYNEGLAYKYLKINGRWEDHIHMVLLNDKV
- the guaC gene encoding GMP reductase; the encoded protein is MENVFDYEDIQLIPAKCIVNSRSECDTTVELGGRSFKLPVVPANMQTIIDEKISIYLAENGYFYIMHRFEPEKRIAFIKDMTSRGLFSSISVGVKEDEYRFIEQLASENLVPEYITIDIAHGHSNAVISMIQHIKKHLPNSFVIAGNVGTPEAVRELENAGADATKVGIGPGKVCITKIKTGFGTGGWQLAALRWCAKAASKPVIADGGIRTHGDIAKSIRFGATMVMIGSLFAGHEESPGITIEKDGKLYKEYFGSASEYQKGERKNVEGKKMFVDYKGPLKDTLIEMEQDLQSSISYAGGNKLDAIRNVDYVIVKNSIFNGDKVY
- a CDS encoding sensor histidine kinase; amino-acid sequence: MGKINFSEVFNIDSFKKMSESLYEASGIPVGLIDVDGTIYIKTGWQDICTKFHRVHPTACSRCLVSDKYINDHLKDGRYIEYKCLNNMWDIGVPIIIYGQHVATIFMGQFFYKDEEVDVEFFKRQAREFNFDEEQYIAALSKVPRWSRKKVKSILDYYLALVTTLAESGVRQLEYESSQKELAKNQKYLDTIFNSVNDAIFINDFNGNIVDANRRSYFMFNYPEDQLKKMNIIDMISSKSGITKEKMLKTFNKATNTRPIVLECICKTKNNDEFWAEFNISAIKFEKKEEIVVSIRDITDRKLSELALQEEAYELENLRTEFFANISHELRTPLNIIFGAIQVIGVEIENKEKTIDKAKILNNLSVEKQNCFRLLRLINNLIDSTKLDSGYFELNMVNCNIVNIVEEITLSVADYINNNNLDLIFDTEIEEKIMACDLDKIERIMLNLLSNAVKFTPDGGKIFVNIIDGEEYITITVEDTGIGIPSQKLNVIFDRFRQVDKTFIRRHEGSGIGLSLVKSLVEMHNGTIYVESKYGIGTKFSVKLPVKVLNDGSLGQWDENKASSKENYVERIKIEFSDIYK
- a CDS encoding FAD-binding oxidoreductase — translated: MDFQGLTGKVITPLDKEYQILRLEYNRDINKFPLAIVYCYNNIDVSNAIKWCRKNDISLRIRTGGHNYEGYSTSNGALILDTTYMNNVEIDEKNDIVKIQAGARLGKVYSELAKKGYAFAGGTCPTVGISGLTLGGGIGLSCRNFGLTADNLVELEIINANGASITANNQENPKLFWACRGAGGGNFGVATSYIFKTQKVNKITAIELRWDNESREDFLELWQYWLKTADKRISCFAGFNKEGIYLNGFFYGTKTEAKLILKDFLSLPNLLENSSIEYVAFIDAIKNIGAFYDPPNKFKATGRFVYKPLSRKDIRKLVQYIDNSPGTVECFIRLYSLGGAIDDIPNNHTAYYYRKAEYILGITTGWEEDEDAYEYKNWVEKVFKFVKPLTNGSYVNFPYAELADYGYEYYGKNYYLLKEVKKLYDPTNFFKFQQSISPH
- the hflX gene encoding GTPase HflX; protein product: MITGNIDGIKKLILERLEALYDLNIDNSSIFSYELVSEMNDISRIIKKELCVVINRRGKITDISIGSLNNAEIPYIDGATKRLSGYRVIHTHPSGDSTLSSMDTSALMELKLDAMVAIGVKENIEEVKVNIALCDIYDNSLAFKEMRNLTLSSALHLNLREKISYVEKIITEIKQQDDDIERAILFGNDSEESLEELCGLAEACDVVPVFKVFQKKNKINTAYYAGQGKIEELSYLKQIKNANVVIFDDELSGSQLRNLEETLKCKVIDRTTLILDIFARRAKSKEGMLQVELAMLNHKIPRLRNANANLSRIRGGVGSKGPGEKKLETDRRHIERRIEEIRNELTRAAEQRSIQKVKRNKSSISQVAIVGYTNAGKSTLRNKLCEISATNKIDKDGVLEADMLFATLDTTVRAVTLSDNRRIALSDTVGFISKLPHDLVEAFKSTLEEVIDADLLLHVIDASNEEVLTQIKSVNLVLEELNALDKNTIVVLNKVDKASEENLKQVRDFLKNQKAIEVSAVKEINLSLLLDYIGKEIPVKLMEKQFLIPYTEQKFVSILHDNSKILHEDHLEEGTKIKALVHEEIYKKCLAFEVLAIS
- a CDS encoding MarR family winged helix-turn-helix transcriptional regulator; translation: MDIKIYNKKPSQCNCLNLRRASHAITEVYDKFLAPSGLKIGQFSLLKHIDALEPVSVSNLAISIRLDRTTLVRNLKPLEERGYIDDIAIEGTRNRQLKLTAKGKEVYKSAEVLWFKAQNYLDDYLGKDNIDIFTTLLSKIEALVP
- a CDS encoding (Fe-S)-binding protein, producing MENKIREEIKRFFKESKENWFEEIDGYYFEEPIIGFADTKDDLFKDYKKIIGEHHYTPKEIFELAFGEGSFNGGTVISIVLPINEKTRKSNRGLQDWPSREWTLTRTFGDEVFIRALSTHMENYFKDFGYRSIAPYHSQWFQITGSHNGPTSNWSERHVAYVSGLGTFSINDAFITDKGIAIKLISLVTDLKLAPDVRKYKNHTENCLLCSMGICGACIKRCPVNAITREGHDKVKCMKYVYGEESRKKAETIGASAKAGSGCGLCQSGVPCEGRNPMAISR